In Patescibacteria group bacterium, the sequence GTAAAAAATTTTGGACTTGTCGAATTTAATGAATTTTGGAAGGTAGTCCAAGATTATTTTTTATACCATGTGAGTGTTAAGTATATTGTTGATCGTCTTTCGATTGAAGATCTAGATAAATTTTTACCAACACTTGAAAAGGCAAGGTTGTATTGCGAACCCGCATATAGAAATATCGAAAATTATATAGAACTTCTCGCTGAGAGAGTGGTCACGGAAACTTCATACACCAAAGAAATGATTTTGGCCCTAACCAAGGAAGAATTCAGATCGTATTTTCAAGGTAATTTATTGCCGGATAAAGCCCAGCTAAAAAATCGGCATGAAAGTTCTGTACTTATTTTCGATTCCAAAGAGAGTCAGGTTTTTACTGGTATGGCTGTAGATGAAATTGAAAAAATCGTTTCATCTTTTTTGGCACCCGATCTTATAAAAGGTCAAGTTGCTTTTGTGGGGAAGGTTATTGGTAAAGTAAAAGTGATCTCTAATCCATTGAAGGACGGGGGAAAGTTTGACGATGGAGATATCTTAGTAACCGGGATGACTCGACCAGAGTTTTTACCGCTCATGAAAAAAGCTGCAGCGTTTGTAACTGATGCGGGTGGAATCCTTTCTCATGTTGCTATTACGGCGCGTGAGTTGAAAAAGCCCTGTGTTATTAGTACCCAAGTTGCTAGCAAGGTTTTAAAGGATGGGGATTTAGTAGAGGTAGATGCCAATTTAGGGATTGTAAAGATTTTAAAGAGAAACGGAGACAAATAAAATGGCTGTGGTAAGCTGGGGGAATGATTACGCCAATTATTGAGGGAAAAGTCATAAAAGGCGACGGATATGGCCGGAAGCTGGGGTTTCCGACAGCGAATTTGGATAGGAAACAGTTTTTGAAAGACAAAATGGATTTGCCGCTCGGGGTCTACGCCGGTGTGGTTTTTTTGCATCATCTCAAAAAAATTCTAAAAACGGCGATTGTGATTGGTCCGCTCGACAAGAAAAAAACTCCGAAAATCGAAGCGCATATTTTAGGTTTCAAGGGGAAGTTGTATGGAAAAAAGTTGACGCTCTATCCCTATAAATTTCTCAGACCCTTTGAAACTTTTAAAACCGAAAAACTTTTAATTGCTCAGATTAAAAAAGATGTGAAGCGGGTTGAAAAGGAGGTGGCGGCTCCGCCGTTATTTTAGTCTGCTAAAGTAACGGCGGACGTAGGTTTTTTTTGTTTGGTATTGTACAATGTTGTGATTATTATATTTAAAATGCATTCATGGATATGAAAGATTTACTAAGAAAATTTGGTCCCTATCTGATTTTTTTTGCCGCTATGCTTTGGGCGACCGACGCGCCGTTTCGACTGCATTTGACGAAAGATTTACCAAGCAACCTGATTGTGTTAGGAGAGCACTTTTTTGACATCTTGGTTGCCATTCCCTTTATTTTTCTCGGATGGTCTGAAATTAAAAAGTTAACCTGGAAAGGCTGGCTCTCGGTGATTTTTGTCGGAGTCTGTGGATCAGCTTTAGGTTCTGTCGCGTTTACCGAAGCATTTCA encodes:
- a CDS encoding PEP-utilizing enzyme, whose translation is MELSDFKKHTDWVKVWSSRGSLAFDSHFGDQCTKQSDISSKPFFAKTVTFYKNGISHGWVRGEDKDDLGDRLSSLAREDSTFVEKISNGLISHTDRVASFIDSQSVKNFGLVEFNEFWKVVQDYFLYHVSVKYIVDRLSIEDLDKFLPTLEKARLYCEPAYRNIENYIELLAERVVTETSYTKEMILALTKEEFRSYFQGNLLPDKAQLKNRHESSVLIFDSKESQVFTGMAVDEIEKIVSSFLAPDLIKGQVAFVGKVIGKVKVISNPLKDGGKFDDGDILVTGMTRPEFLPLMKKAAAFVTDAGGILSHVAITARELKKPCVISTQVASKVLKDGDLVEVDANLGIVKILKRNGDK
- a CDS encoding riboflavin kinase, which encodes MITPIIEGKVIKGDGYGRKLGFPTANLDRKQFLKDKMDLPLGVYAGVVFLHHLKKILKTAIVIGPLDKKKTPKIEAHILGFKGKLYGKKLTLYPYKFLRPFETFKTEKLLIAQIKKDVKRVEKEVAAPPLF